In Jaculus jaculus isolate mJacJac1 chromosome 23, mJacJac1.mat.Y.cur, whole genome shotgun sequence, the following proteins share a genomic window:
- the LOC101593565 gene encoding taste receptor type 2 member 140-like, with protein MDHTTYGMLMKVYSTEFIIGSLGNGFIVLMNCMDWAKRRKLSTVDQILTLIAIFRIALLWLVLIGIALSLHYPGLFMSNIIIRMICISWVVANHFSNWLATCLSIFYFLKVANFCSSTFHSLTCRVRKVVLMTLLVSLLLLSLNVVMTNAYVDFSADGSTSNKSYSSSWNNASQVTKVLLFTCSAFTALPFTVSLTTCVLLIVSLRKHMKKMQHNLGAGRDGSTSAHITALRTMMSFLPLYAIFLLLLIIQISKFKTLEERTIIIYDQIIGTAFSIGHSCVLILADSKLRPAALTGLWCVRGKVS; from the coding sequence ATGGATCATACCACATATGGTATGCTTATGAAAGTTTACAGTACAGAATTCATAATTGGAAGTTTAGGAAATGGATTCATAGTCCTGATGAACTGCATGGACTGGGCCAAGAGAAGGAAGCTCTCTACAGTGGATCAAATCCTCACTCTTATTGCCATCTTCAGAATTGCTCTGCTTTGGTTAGTTCTCATAGGCATAGCATTGTCTTTACATTATCCAGGTTTGTTTATGAGTAACATAATTATAAGAATGATTTGTATCTCCTGGGTCGTTGCCAATCATTTCAGCAACTGGCTTGCTACCTGCCTCAGCATCTTTTATTTCCTCAAAGTAGCCAATTTTTGCAGCTCTACTTTTCATTCCCTAACGTGTCGGGTTAGAAAGGTGGTTTTGATGACGCTGCTGGTGTCTCTGCTCCTCTTGTCTTTAAATGTTGTCATGACAAATGCATATGTTGATTTCTCGGCTGATGGATCCACAAGCAACAAATCCTACAGTTCTAGTTGGAATAACGCCTCACAAGTCACCAAAGTCCTTTTATTCACCTGTTCTGCATTCACAGCCCTGCCCTTCACCGTGTCCCTGACAACGTGCGTCCTGCTCATCGTCTCCCTGCGGAAACATATGAAGAAGATGCAGCACAACCTCGGGGCAGGCAGAGACGGCAGCACCTCGGCCCACATCACAGCCTTGAGGACCATGATGTCATTCCTTCCGCTGTATGCCATTTTCCTTCTGCTCCTCATCATACAAATTTCAAAGTTTAAAACTTTGGAAGAACGTACTATTATCATCTATGACCAGATTATCGGAACTGCGTTTTCTATAGGCCACTCGTGTGTTTTGATCCTGGCCGACAGTAAGCTGAGACCAGCTGCCCTCACGGGGCTGTGGTGCGTGAGGGGCAAAGTCTCATAG
- the LOC101593851 gene encoding taste receptor type 2 member 20-like — protein MASLLPTIVSIVIVVEFVLGNFANVFIALVNCVDCIKKRKISIVDKILTALGVSRTVWLWVILMNWSSTVFYPDSHKRQVKFITVAWAVANHFSIWFATTLSIFYLLKIPNFSNRIFLYLQQKVKHVIVAVLLSMLILLFSNFTMANVCMMMQVSVHGGNVTGVIQLSDTARLTVVIFSTLSNAIPFMVSLICLLLLIYSLCKHVRKMKLHGKGSQDPSTAVHMKAVYTVVSFLLLLLMNFLSLITSLWYSNKPLAEPVHLLCQAIGMLYPSSHSYVLIWGNKKLKQAFLLARMKVKIHDSRLKHVDKRKFKMMLIGISLHASTRKFSTFVIVSYKTSGCFEEGISCPHDETELSGRLKDSQ, from the exons ATGGCAAGTCTCCTACCAACCATTGTATCCATTGTAATAGTGGTAGAATTTGTTCTTGGAAATTTTGCCAATGTCTTCATTGCACTGGTGAACTGTGTTGACTGCATCAAGAAAAGGAAGATCTCCATAGTTGATAAAATTCTCACTGCTCTGGGTGTCTCCAGGACGGTTTGGCTTTGGGTAATATTGATGAATTGGTCTTCAACAGTGTTTTATCCAGATTCACATAAGAGGCAAGTCAAATTCATTACAGTTGCCTGGGCAGTAGCCAATCATTTTTCCATCTGGTTTGCAACTACGCTCAGCATATTTTATTTGCTCAAGATACCCAATTTCTCCAACCGGATTTTCCTTTATCTTCAGCAGAAAGTGAAGCATGTCATTGTTGCTGTCCTTTTGTCGATGTTAATCCTCTTGTTTTCTAACTTCACAATGGCTAATGTATGCATGATGATGCAGGTGAGTGTACATGGAGGAAATGTGACTGGGGTGATCCAACTGAGTGACACGGCAAGACTTACAGTGGTCATTTTCTCCACGCTCTCAAATGCAATACCTTTCATGGTATCCTTGATCTGTTTGCTGCTGTTAATCTACTCCCTTTGTAAGCATGTTAGAAAGATGAAGCTTCATGGAAAAGGATCCCAAGATCCCAGCACTGCAGTCCACATGAAGGCCGTGTACACGGTGGTTTCCTTTCTCTTGCTACTTCTCATGAACTTTCTGTCTCTAATCACATCTTTGTGGTATTCTAATAAACCACTTGCTGAGCCAGTGCATTTGCTTTGCCAAGCTATTGGGATGTTATATCCATCAAGCCATTCATATGTCCTGATATGGGGAAACAAGAAGCTCAAACAGGCCTTTCTATTAGCAAGGATGAAGGTAAA AATTCATGATTCCAGACTGAAACATGTAGATaagagaaaattcaaaatgaTGCTAATTGGTAtatctttgcatgcaagcacacgAAAATTCAGCACCTTTGTCATTGTCAGCTACAAGACTTCAGGCTGCTTTGAAGAAGGCATCTCGTGTCCTCACGACGAAACTGAGCTTTCTGGGAGATTGAAAGATTCTCAATAA